AGCACGCTTCGAAAACAAAATAATAATGCCTACCGCGTCAACTGAAGTTTCCCGTGTAAACCCAGGTTGACGATATGCCCTTCAGGTTCATGCATTAAGTATTGATCTTTAGATTTTTCACTCTTATCCAATGTTGAGAACGGATTTCTAGTGTTGCTGAAACCTTCCCGCACGCTAGAATCCTCAAAGAGTTTGGTATCAATGCCACTCTCGTTTTGTCGTCCTGGACCGGTGCCCGCACGAGTGAATTCCTTTCTAGAAATCACGCGAGATATCAAGCCCAGCAAGATGATTTGCGTCATCATGCTCGCATTCTTTTCGTGCGCGAGTATGGGGATTACAGCAACGGCGTCACGAACGATTATCAACAATGAAGTTGAAGCTGAAACTCCAGGGTGCCATCAGCTCCTGCCTGGATCACTGGTGAAGCGCATACGCACGTTTCGGTCGGGTACACTCGGGACATCGCCCGCGATTGCTCTCATTCCCAAACGTGGTCATTCTGGGATGACGATTCCGCGACTGCCCCTCGTCGGCCATCGACTTGCCAACGGCTTTCTCGCGCCTATTCGCTGTTAGGCCGCCGTCGGACTTTTCCATCACGCTAACCGCCTTAGCGAGATTTGACGCACGCGTCCGAAGCTGAGAGTTCAGTCTCAACACAGGGAACCTAATCGCTGATTGTTGAGCTTGCGTTCTGCTGGAGCTTAACCACCGAACTGATCGTCATCCATGTTTGCGGACGCGGCGCAGTGGTTTGCGAATGGCATTGCCCTCACTGATTGGCCAAAGCAATTGCGAGCGTGCATTCCGTGTCGCCATGAGTAGGCAAGACAATCTCGCATCCCGAAGTCTGCGAGCTCGGGTTGTCTGAATCACGCTTCTCGCTGGCCGTCGAAGTTGAATGCCAGCATGACTTTCCGCTGGATACCCCTCACCGATAATCTTGACACTGACAGGACTTTCAATGTCTTCACAAAATCCTATGCTTTCAAAATCAAACATCTACCATGATCTCGTATCGGGTCTCGTCGTTTTCTTGGTCGCGCTCCCACTTTGTCTGGGCATCGCGCTCGCCTCGGGTGCCGATCTGTTTTCGGGGTTGATCTCGGGAGTGGTTGGCGGATTGGTCGTGGCCGCGATCAGCGGTTCCCACACCAGCGTCAGCGGGCCAGCGGCGGGGCTCACCGCGATTGTCGCCGCACAGATCGCAACGCTGGGCTCCTTCGAGGCCTTTCTATTGGCAGTTGTGGTCGCGGGTATCATCCAAATCGCGTTCGGCATCGCTCGTGGCGGTGCGCTATCAGCCTTCTTTCCTTCGAGTGTGATCAAGGGGCTGCTCGTGGCGATCGGAATCATCCTGATTATGAAACAGATTCCGCATGTTTTTGGTCACGATGCAGATCCAGAGGGTGACATGTCGTTTCATCAACCCAATAACGAAAATACGTTTTCAGAGTTGCTGACACTTGTCGCGGGCAACATTCACCTCGGGGCGATGGTCATTGGACTGCTCTCGGTGGCGCTCCTACTCACGTGGGATCGCATTGCCGTCCTGAAAAGGTCGCTTGTCCCCGCCCCTCTGCTCGTCGTGATACTCGGGGTCGGCATGAGCCTGGCTTTCAGCGGCATGTCTGAGAACTGGGCGATTGGCACCAGCCATTTGGTGCAGATTCCGGTGGCCAAGAGTCTGTCGGAGTTCGTCGGCTTCCTGCGACTTCCGGACTTCTCACAGGTGATCAATCCTGCGATCTACATCGCCGCGTTGACGATTGCGGTTGTTGCGTCGCTGGAAACGCTTTTGAACCTGGAGGCGGTCGATAAACTTGATCCAGAAAAGCGTAGCTCGCCGCCGAGTCGTGAACTGATTGCCCAGGGTTGCGGCAACATGGTCTGCGGTCTGATCGGCGGATTGCCCGTCACCTCGGTCGTCGTCCGCGGCAGTGTGAACGTTGGCGCGGGAGCTAAAACGAAGATGTCCGCCATTTTCCATGGGGCGCTGATTCTGCTAAGCATCGCGATCTTGCCTCAAGTGATGAATATGATTCCGTTGTCAGCCCTGGCAGCGATCTTGTTGGTTACCGGGTTCAAACTTGCCAGCCCTAAGCTGTTCAAACAGATGTGGGACCAAGGACGCTATCAGTTCCTGCCATTCATCATCACGGTGATCGCAATTGTGATGACTGACTTGTTGGTTGGGATCATGATCGGACTGGCAGTAAGCGTACTGTTCATTCTCAACAGCAACCTGCGTCGACCGATTCGTACGATTCTAGAGACACACTTAGATGGAGACCTGACCCACATCGAACTGGCGAATCAGGTTAGTTTCCTCAATCGGGCTGCGATTGATCGCGTTCTCAACGAAGCGAAGCCAGGTAGCCAACTTTTGATTGATGCAACCGAGTCAGACTACATCGATCCGGATGTCCTGAGTTTGATCCGTGACTTTAAGGATGATGTAGCACCGGCACGAGATATCGCCGTGAGCCTGAAAGGTTTCCGGCCTCGTTATCAATTGCAGGATCAGATTCATTTCGCAGACTATTCGAGTCGTGAGTTACAAGGTCGGATGACAGCGGATCAGGTTTGCGACATATTGCGTGCTGGCAATCGCCGTTTCGTGGACGGAACACGACTCAATCGTGATCTCGGCCGGCAGGTCGGCGCGACTGCCGAAGGCCAGAACCCGCTGGCGGCCGTGTTAAGTTGCATCGACTCACGCGTGCCAGCTGAGCTCGTGTTTGATCTCGGTGTTGGCGACATTTTCAGTGCGCGCGTCGCGGGCAACGTCGTTGGAACAAAATCTCTCGGTAGTCTCGAATACGCAATCGGCGTCGCCGGTGTGAAGCTGCTCGTTGTATTAGGCCATACCCGTTGCGGTGCGGTCACTTCGTCGGTCAAGCTGGTATCCGGTGGGACGGACGCGATGACAGCGACAGGCTGCCAGCATCTTCAAGCCATTGTCGATGAGATTGCGCCCAGCATGCCGTCGATCGGATCACAGGAACTCAACGAGATGCCTGCCGACGACTTTGAAGCGTTTGTAGATAGTGTCGCTGAAAGGAACGTTCAGCACACTGCGAATCAAATTGTTTCCCGCAGCGATATCATTCGCAGCGCTGTGGACGAAGGTCGTGTTAAGGTGATTGGCGCTATGTATGACGTCAAGTCGGGCAGTGTCAAATTCCTCGGAGATGAACTTCGTCCCCTCAGTACACGCGATGAATGGAAGGACCGGGACACTTTGCAATCGATCGGCTGATCGCGATCATTGGCCAGTGTACAAGAAAGCAATTTCCAGTCCGCGCCGCTAGCATGATGGATTTACCTTGTTAGACGATCCCCGACCTCCGTTGCCGTTTCAGCCGATCGACCGGCTGTTGCGTCCACTCGCGAGATTCATGCACGTGGAGGCAACCAGCGGGCTCGTGCTGGTGTTTTGCACGATGATCGCTCTGGTTGCCGCCAATACTTCATTCGCGGCAACCTACCTGGAGTTTTGGCAGACCGACATATCAA
This genomic window from Allorhodopirellula heiligendammensis contains:
- a CDS encoding bifunctional SulP family inorganic anion transporter/carbonic anhydrase, translating into MLSKSNIYHDLVSGLVVFLVALPLCLGIALASGADLFSGLISGVVGGLVVAAISGSHTSVSGPAAGLTAIVAAQIATLGSFEAFLLAVVVAGIIQIAFGIARGGALSAFFPSSVIKGLLVAIGIILIMKQIPHVFGHDADPEGDMSFHQPNNENTFSELLTLVAGNIHLGAMVIGLLSVALLLTWDRIAVLKRSLVPAPLLVVILGVGMSLAFSGMSENWAIGTSHLVQIPVAKSLSEFVGFLRLPDFSQVINPAIYIAALTIAVVASLETLLNLEAVDKLDPEKRSSPPSRELIAQGCGNMVCGLIGGLPVTSVVVRGSVNVGAGAKTKMSAIFHGALILLSIAILPQVMNMIPLSALAAILLVTGFKLASPKLFKQMWDQGRYQFLPFIITVIAIVMTDLLVGIMIGLAVSVLFILNSNLRRPIRTILETHLDGDLTHIELANQVSFLNRAAIDRVLNEAKPGSQLLIDATESDYIDPDVLSLIRDFKDDVAPARDIAVSLKGFRPRYQLQDQIHFADYSSRELQGRMTADQVCDILRAGNRRFVDGTRLNRDLGRQVGATAEGQNPLAAVLSCIDSRVPAELVFDLGVGDIFSARVAGNVVGTKSLGSLEYAIGVAGVKLLVVLGHTRCGAVTSSVKLVSGGTDAMTATGCQHLQAIVDEIAPSMPSIGSQELNEMPADDFEAFVDSVAERNVQHTANQIVSRSDIIRSAVDEGRVKVIGAMYDVKSGSVKFLGDELRPLSTRDEWKDRDTLQSIG